One genomic region from Bacilli bacterium encodes:
- a CDS encoding methionine ABC transporter permease has protein sequence MDPKIINLIGNGILESLYMTIVSTLASYLIGLPLGIILTLTNGKKGLYPNKALYRVLDVIINVGRSVPFLILMVAIIPLTRLVVGTAIGASATIVPLTVAAIPFIARLVEQSLDEVEHGVIEAAEAMGASPWQIIVHVYLKEAMPSLILGATIALTTILGYSAMAGFVGGGGLGAIAINYGFYRYDKLIMLVTVVLLVIIVIVFQNTGLWINKKYDHRHQ, from the coding sequence ATGGATCCAAAAATAATTAATTTAATTGGCAATGGTATTCTCGAATCGCTATACATGACGATTGTTTCGACTCTAGCCAGTTATTTGATTGGACTTCCCTTAGGAATTATACTGACTTTGACCAACGGCAAAAAAGGACTCTATCCTAATAAAGCCCTCTATCGCGTGTTGGATGTTATTATTAACGTCGGGCGTTCTGTTCCCTTTTTGATCTTAATGGTGGCGATTATACCATTAACCCGACTAGTCGTCGGGACAGCTATCGGTGCCAGTGCGACGATTGTTCCGCTTACGGTGGCCGCAATACCTTTTATTGCTCGCCTGGTGGAGCAGTCGCTTGATGAAGTGGAACATGGTGTGATTGAAGCAGCCGAAGCTATGGGAGCAAGTCCCTGGCAAATAATAGTTCACGTTTATTTAAAAGAGGCGATGCCAAGTTTAATCTTGGGAGCGACGATTGCGCTTACTACCATTCTTGGCTATTCGGCGATGGCAGGATTTGTCGGCGGCGGTGGTTTAGGAGCGATAGCCATCAACTATGGGTTCTATCGGTATGATAAACTTATTATGTTGGTTACGGTTGTGCTATTGGTCATCATCGTCATTGTTTTTCAAAATACTGGGCTGTGGATCAATAAAAAATATGACCATCGCCATCAATAA
- a CDS encoding NADP-dependent malic enzyme codes for MDIMDESLALHRQLKGKIEIKSKKKIKDMHDMSLVYTPGVASACLAIKNQPEEAYNLTAKSNTIAVISDGTAVLGLGDIGPLAAIPVMEGKAALFKRFAGLDAIPIVLNTKNVDELVETIYRLSPSFGGINLEDISAPRCFEVERRLKELCDIPVFHDDQHGTAIVCGAALLNALKLVKKTISNVKIVINGAGSAGIAIAKFLLSLGAKNIVLCDRFGIIVDGDEQLNFAQKEIAQKTNLARQKGLLIDAFNQADVFIGVSVGNVVTEEMIKSMNSNAIVFPLANPTPEISRDKALKAGARVVGTGVSNLPNQINNALVFPGLFKGALAARVRQITPKMEIAACKALAHIVRPGELTETYIIPSIFNRKVALRVAKAVMKAGTDE; via the coding sequence ATGGATATTATGGACGAATCTTTAGCCCTGCATCGTCAGCTAAAGGGAAAAATTGAGATTAAAAGTAAGAAAAAAATTAAAGACATGCACGATATGTCGCTCGTTTATACGCCGGGAGTTGCTTCGGCTTGTCTTGCCATTAAGAATCAACCGGAAGAAGCTTATAATCTAACGGCAAAAAGCAATACAATTGCGGTTATTTCTGATGGTACAGCCGTCCTTGGTTTAGGGGATATCGGACCTTTGGCGGCGATTCCAGTTATGGAAGGTAAGGCGGCCTTATTTAAAAGATTCGCCGGACTTGATGCTATTCCAATCGTACTTAATACAAAGAATGTGGATGAGTTGGTAGAAACTATATATCGTCTATCTCCGTCATTTGGCGGAATAAATTTAGAAGACATATCGGCGCCACGCTGCTTTGAGGTGGAGCGGCGACTCAAAGAATTGTGCGACATTCCCGTTTTTCATGATGACCAGCACGGAACGGCCATAGTGTGTGGAGCGGCTCTGCTTAACGCTCTTAAACTAGTTAAGAAAACCATAAGTAATGTTAAAATTGTCATTAATGGCGCTGGATCGGCTGGAATTGCCATCGCGAAATTTTTACTTTCGCTAGGAGCTAAAAATATAGTTTTATGCGACCGGTTTGGCATAATTGTCGATGGCGATGAGCAGTTGAATTTTGCGCAAAAAGAAATTGCCCAAAAAACAAATCTTGCCCGGCAAAAAGGATTGTTAATCGATGCTTTCAATCAGGCAGATGTTTTTATCGGTGTGTCGGTTGGAAATGTTGTGACGGAAGAGATGATTAAATCTATGAATTCGAACGCCATCGTTTTCCCTTTAGCCAACCCCACTCCAGAAATTTCCCGAGATAAGGCACTCAAAGCCGGGGCCCGGGTGGTTGGTACCGGGGTATCAAATCTCCCCAATCAAATTAATAACGCCTTAGTTTTTCCGGGATTGTTTAAAGGAGCGCTGGCGGCTCGTGTTCGGCAGATTACGCCCAAAATGGAAATTGCCGCCTGCAAAGCATTGGCTCATATAGTGCGGCCGGGTGAATTAACGGAGACCTATATTATTCCTAGCATATTCAATCGAAAAGTAGCCTTAAGAGTAGCAAAGGCGGTTATGAAAGCAGGAACTGATGAATAG
- a CDS encoding Ig-like domain-containing protein, which translates to MKKISFKPIWSLLAVLTLASCGGKGTSSQGNYFIVSFDTGSGGTVIESQSIRNGGLVTRPNDPERPGYVFAGDWLNGDFPWEFDVDIVTSNLTLVAEWLELSSSPSNISVTDEPFSSILTWRQTEAQNQTFVVALKPVDGANYTVIEGDISVDTSDELNTVTFTPDVIPEGGAYYVKVSCGGEEVISDELILSGEGLPANPYIVDEISDIQAILSDTTHTYDDKNYLQYNDIASTITSPLEISNSLKSTFSGQYDGGNHSLSFTGNGGLFHEITATGAVKNLVIDSTTQLYASEANTYPIGAISDINNGLIDNVTSRALLEDNHLQGDLPVFEAVDTADHSTGAGGLVGINGSSGIIRNVTISGSGAVKAGRGIGGVAAYNMGLIEHATVTATLPAGNQANSAKSSNTYSYAGGIVGFNFGTIQYVSVSGRVFAQSAYAAAGDGNEGKNIGFGGIAGYNEGLISNAAFARSMSSKEFIAKSRATELSDAANNLGVASIHGDMYVGGIAGINAGEVSSSYVGGALIGGRDYVGGVSGLTTAGSNIHNTYVFAEVAIKDDGGLKVTSANTKTTATTYAIASNGYDTNTTFAKDLLNSESGSTWIPGDVASPALPSFTADDWSLVGSQFTENGTLLWQQGAVTGVNITLETLALPFGQQTTLEYSVLPSSAPDQLTVWTSSDDTIVEIVGEGIIKGIGVGSATITVTTRDGGFTDSILVTVEDYIHIAEVNVSSEITLPEPNNSADRPEIEIGTVLNFTVEILPEDADYQSYVLDSSNSRAVVNGNEVEFVLGSGAGNVSITISFEDSSFQDLEYRFKTVAASIPPVDTPISEVVVTSDEYQLPTVNNSEDRKEIEVGTMFTLTVNIAPENASNKNYSVVSSQTGRATVDGLTVSVIGVGNFSIKILFEDTSVGSSGLLEYRFLGINAPTPEGLEYAVSSPSLEGLGYALPLANGGAETKVTLEGTPTFSILVTITSGEVTTFNADSSNTRAIVTYELIDSVYVVTVDPVESNIGAFTITINIDGTEYNYRFGSTAIG; encoded by the coding sequence ATGAAAAAAATAAGTTTCAAACCAATTTGGAGTCTACTTGCCGTGCTTACGTTAGCGTCTTGCGGTGGCAAAGGAACAAGCTCGCAAGGTAATTATTTTATTGTTTCTTTTGATACTGGAAGCGGCGGTACGGTTATTGAATCACAGTCGATAAGAAATGGTGGCTTGGTCACAAGACCAAATGATCCTGAGCGGCCGGGCTATGTGTTTGCGGGCGACTGGTTAAATGGCGATTTCCCGTGGGAATTCGATGTTGACATAGTGACAAGTAATTTAACGCTTGTGGCTGAATGGCTCGAACTATCAAGTAGCCCAAGTAATATATCCGTTACCGATGAACCATTTTCCTCAATTCTCACCTGGCGGCAAACGGAAGCCCAAAATCAAACTTTCGTTGTCGCGCTGAAACCGGTGGATGGGGCAAATTATACGGTTATTGAAGGCGATATAAGCGTTGATACGAGTGATGAACTTAACACTGTTACCTTTACTCCGGACGTTATTCCCGAAGGCGGAGCCTACTATGTAAAAGTTTCATGCGGTGGGGAGGAAGTTATCAGTGATGAATTAATTCTATCGGGCGAGGGATTGCCAGCTAATCCATATATCGTTGATGAGATAAGCGATATTCAAGCAATATTATCGGATACGACCCATACATATGACGACAAGAATTATTTACAATATAATGATATTGCTTCAACAATAACTAGTCCTCTTGAAATATCTAATAGTTTAAAATCAACATTTTCCGGTCAATATGATGGAGGAAATCATAGCCTTTCATTTACTGGCAATGGCGGACTCTTTCATGAAATTACAGCGACCGGTGCTGTCAAAAATCTTGTCATCGATTCCACAACGCAATTATATGCGTCGGAAGCAAATACCTATCCAATTGGAGCTATAAGCGATATTAATAATGGATTAATTGATAACGTCACATCGCGCGCATTACTGGAGGATAATCACCTTCAAGGCGACCTGCCGGTTTTTGAAGCAGTAGATACCGCCGATCACTCAACTGGTGCCGGGGGACTTGTCGGCATCAATGGTAGCAGCGGAATTATTCGCAATGTAACCATATCCGGTTCAGGAGCAGTTAAGGCTGGACGAGGAATCGGCGGGGTGGCGGCCTATAATATGGGTTTGATTGAACATGCCACGGTTACGGCGACTCTTCCTGCGGGAAATCAAGCCAATTCGGCCAAATCATCAAACACCTACTCTTATGCGGGCGGCATTGTCGGTTTTAACTTTGGAACCATTCAATATGTTTCCGTTTCCGGACGAGTTTTTGCTCAAAGTGCTTATGCCGCTGCCGGCGATGGCAATGAAGGTAAAAATATCGGCTTTGGCGGAATTGCGGGTTATAACGAAGGATTGATTTCTAACGCAGCCTTTGCTAGATCAATGTCCTCCAAGGAATTTATCGCCAAATCCCGGGCAACGGAACTAAGCGATGCCGCGAATAATTTGGGCGTTGCCTCAATTCATGGCGATATGTATGTCGGAGGCATCGCCGGCATAAATGCGGGAGAAGTTTCATCGTCTTATGTGGGCGGCGCGCTTATCGGCGGTCGCGATTACGTCGGCGGAGTTTCCGGCTTAACAACGGCCGGTTCTAATATTCATAACACTTATGTTTTTGCCGAAGTGGCTATTAAAGATGATGGCGGACTGAAAGTCACATCTGCTAATACGAAGACAACCGCCACAACCTATGCGATTGCTTCCAATGGCTACGATACCAATACGACCTTTGCTAAAGACTTGCTAAACAGCGAAAGCGGAAGCACTTGGATTCCAGGTGATGTTGCCAGTCCCGCCTTACCATCTTTTACAGCCGATGATTGGAGTTTGGTCGGTAGTCAATTTACGGAAAATGGAACCTTGTTATGGCAACAGGGAGCAGTTACTGGAGTCAATATTACTTTAGAAACGCTCGCTCTTCCCTTTGGACAACAGACAACCCTAGAATATAGCGTTCTTCCGTCTTCGGCACCTGATCAATTAACGGTTTGGACATCTTCAGACGATACGATCGTTGAAATCGTCGGCGAAGGAATCATTAAAGGAATTGGCGTTGGCAGTGCAACCATTACCGTTACTACTCGCGATGGTGGGTTTACCGATTCGATACTTGTAACCGTTGAGGATTATATTCATATCGCCGAAGTAAATGTTTCCTCAGAGATAACTTTGCCGGAGCCGAATAATTCAGCGGATCGGCCTGAAATCGAAATTGGGACAGTCTTAAACTTTACAGTGGAAATTCTACCTGAAGACGCTGATTATCAAAGCTATGTTCTTGATTCTTCAAATTCTCGAGCCGTTGTTAATGGCAATGAAGTGGAGTTTGTTTTAGGAAGTGGCGCTGGTAATGTATCGATAACAATTAGTTTTGAAGACTCATCATTCCAAGATCTCGAATATCGGTTTAAAACTGTCGCCGCTTCTATTCCCCCCGTGGATACACCAATTAGCGAGGTGGTTGTAACCTCTGATGAATATCAATTGCCGACGGTCAACAATTCGGAAGACCGAAAAGAAATTGAAGTTGGGACGATGTTTACACTTACAGTTAATATCGCTCCCGAAAATGCCAGTAATAAAAATTACTCTGTCGTTTCATCGCAGACAGGAAGAGCCACCGTTGATGGCTTAACGGTTTCGGTTATCGGCGTAGGGAATTTTTCGATTAAAATCCTTTTCGAAGACACTTCAGTTGGTAGTTCCGGATTATTGGAGTATCGCTTTTTAGGAATCAATGCTCCTACTCCCGAAGGGCTAGAATATGCTGTTTCTTCACCATCACTTGAGGGTTTAGGCTATGCTCTTCCCTTGGCAAATGGAGGAGCGGAGACTAAAGTAACGTTAGAGGGAACACCAACTTTCTCAATTCTAGTAACTATTACTAGTGGAGAGGTTACGACCTTTAATGCCGATTCATCAAATACGCGGGCAATCGTTACTTATGAACTAATAGATAGTGTTTATGTTGTAACCGTCGACCCAGTTGAAAGCAATATTGGCGCGTTTACTATTACAATTAACATTGATGGAACTGAATATAATTATCGCTTTGGTAGCACCGCTATCGGTTAA
- a CDS encoding methionine ABC transporter ATP-binding protein yields MPVLEVKHLTKSFADGSGRLVVLNDVSFSIEKGEIYGVIGASGAGKSTLIRCLNLLERPDKGEVCFEGINLRDLTKGKLREARKRIGMIFQGFNLLNQKTVAENIAFPLVLKHVRKNERHTRVRDLLKLVGLEDKADRYPSELSGGQKQRVAIARALSNYPSVLLCDEPTSALDPATTGEILSLIRSINEQTGISVVIITHQMEVIEAIGDRVAIIDQGQIVEEGPVKDIFYSPKSAAAQKIILKHQADMLPRNEPFWRLVFHGDILQEPLIATLAREVGVHPNIYSADIKTLHDGAYGEMVLTFDIKDDQKKIADFLNERKIHFIKEETYGSKNN; encoded by the coding sequence ATGCCAGTATTAGAAGTAAAACATCTGACCAAAAGTTTTGCCGACGGAAGCGGGCGCTTAGTAGTGCTTAACGATGTCTCTTTCAGCATAGAAAAAGGTGAAATCTATGGTGTTATTGGGGCCAGCGGAGCGGGTAAGTCGACACTCATTCGCTGCCTAAATTTACTGGAGCGACCGGACAAAGGAGAAGTCTGTTTTGAAGGGATTAATTTACGCGATTTAACAAAGGGAAAATTACGGGAAGCACGTAAGCGAATAGGCATGATTTTCCAAGGCTTTAACTTGCTTAATCAAAAGACGGTCGCGGAGAATATCGCCTTTCCTCTCGTGCTTAAGCACGTACGGAAAAATGAGCGTCATACTCGAGTCCGCGACCTGCTCAAGTTGGTCGGATTAGAGGATAAGGCTGATCGTTATCCGAGCGAATTAAGCGGCGGACAAAAGCAACGTGTAGCCATCGCGCGCGCCCTGTCCAACTATCCGAGTGTATTGTTATGCGATGAGCCTACCAGCGCTCTTGACCCAGCTACCACTGGCGAAATTCTTAGCCTTATTCGTTCAATAAACGAGCAAACAGGCATTTCGGTGGTAATCATTACCCATCAAATGGAAGTGATTGAAGCTATCGGAGATCGAGTGGCGATAATCGATCAAGGTCAAATTGTAGAGGAGGGTCCAGTAAAGGATATATTTTACTCACCAAAATCAGCGGCGGCCCAAAAGATTATTCTCAAGCATCAAGCGGATATGCTTCCTCGCAACGAACCATTTTGGCGTTTGGTTTTTCATGGGGATATCCTGCAAGAGCCATTAATCGCCACCTTGGCCCGAGAGGTGGGCGTCCACCCCAACATCTATAGTGCCGATATCAAAACGTTGCATGATGGGGCGTATGGAGAGATGGTTTTAACTTTTGACATCAAAGACGACCAAAAAAAGATCGCCGATTTTCTAAATGAACGGAAGATTCACTTCATCAAGGAGGAAACATATGGATCCAAAAATAATTAA
- a CDS encoding MetQ/NlpA family ABC transporter substrate-binding protein, whose product MKKTVLFALLLPLTLTSCGGRDYLLKDGQTEITVAVSPTPHGVIMERAAEILEEEGYTVNINVFTDYVLPNLATESGEVAANYFQHLPYLEDFNRNNKTHLVSVVAVHYEPLGIYAGAKSDLGSVESGDTIAVPNDTTNEARSLLLLEAQGLITLRQGVGLEATKLDIIDNPLNLDIVELAAAQITNALQDVDFAVVNGNYALAAHLPSALVLESNDSLAATTYANLLVVRDGNQNHPAIKALADVLTSEAIRDFIVDTFGDAVVPIF is encoded by the coding sequence ATGAAAAAAACTGTTTTATTTGCTTTATTATTACCGCTTACTCTAACTTCCTGCGGAGGAAGAGATTATCTGCTAAAAGACGGTCAAACAGAAATTACAGTAGCGGTATCTCCAACCCCTCATGGAGTAATTATGGAGAGAGCCGCTGAAATTTTGGAAGAAGAGGGTTACACGGTTAATATAAATGTCTTCACTGACTATGTGCTTCCGAACTTAGCTACCGAATCAGGAGAGGTTGCGGCCAATTACTTCCAACACTTGCCTTACCTTGAAGATTTCAATAGAAACAATAAGACGCACCTCGTATCAGTGGTAGCGGTTCATTATGAGCCACTCGGCATATATGCTGGAGCAAAGAGTGATCTTGGAAGTGTTGAAAGCGGCGATACAATTGCCGTGCCCAATGACACGACGAATGAGGCCCGGTCTTTGCTTCTACTTGAAGCTCAAGGGTTGATTACTTTGAGACAGGGAGTCGGACTAGAGGCTACAAAATTAGATATTATCGATAATCCACTCAATCTCGACATTGTGGAATTGGCGGCCGCTCAAATAACCAATGCTCTTCAGGATGTTGATTTTGCGGTTGTCAACGGCAATTACGCCTTGGCCGCCCACCTTCCTTCCGCGCTTGTTTTGGAAAGTAATGATTCATTAGCGGCAACAACTTATGCCAACTTACTGGTCGTAAGAGATGGCAATCAAAATCATCCCGCGATTAAGGCTTTGGCGGACGTTTTGACCAGCGAAGCCATCAGAGACTTTATCGTTGATACCTTCGGTGACGCGGTTGTGCCTATCTTTTAA
- a CDS encoding alpha/beta hydrolase: MENNINTKHPVKKFLNKMGKPGIWTTILLVIIFISSFFASMIQSNWGSVKVNTVYFEARDSQVVAYDMYTPKTATEDNKAPLIVIIPGFQRSRETQGHLAIEFARRGYVVINIDPYSQGDSTSSKGTQGSAIATIEGYGSFDLIDYIYDNSEVYPFIDKTKIGVTGHSAGGNAAYQAAVHFGQEAVNNNGVSKVNSVYISGYVISINSSIAYSKSNMGMDYALYDEGAFRNQENPDAPAGYSKSDMSWAVESHTFVNSGLEKAGLPTIPNSEQVEIGRIYGNPNLKNMRQVFNTKVIHAFQPYDTKANTAMIDFFEVAMNFYNDSIAPSSMVWIYKEVFTTISLIASLGMIVPIAMLFYRIPWFKKSRQAPIYNTKKRSWGSIVNYLVVFAITATFAALTYLPSAKMTLTLFPEASASQNTWFFPQRMNNAVAVWAVLSGIFAIGVFLISQYLNRYIHKRFDHIEVSQSKMIETWGIKTGWVNALKTIIIGVAVAAVYFGILMLIFAIFHVDYRLLFIMAARPLNGKVLIQLLMYFPLFFIFYLSNSIRVNGGQMRGALPEWAKLALAGLMNIAGLTIILLIQYITFVRTGTIAFTELPDGTTQWLYVNILFTLIPVMFLMPFFNRWFYKVSGNSYLGPIIICIIFVIMSLNNSVAYIPL; this comes from the coding sequence ATGGAAAATAATATAAATACGAAACATCCCGTAAAAAAGTTTTTAAATAAGATGGGAAAACCGGGAATATGGACAACTATTCTTTTGGTTATCATTTTTATTTCATCCTTTTTTGCCAGTATGATCCAAAGCAATTGGGGATCAGTTAAGGTTAACACAGTTTATTTTGAAGCTCGGGACAGTCAGGTCGTGGCCTACGATATGTATACGCCGAAGACCGCAACAGAAGATAATAAGGCGCCTTTAATCGTCATTATTCCCGGCTTTCAACGGTCACGGGAGACCCAGGGACATCTAGCCATTGAATTTGCCCGCCGCGGCTATGTAGTCATCAATATTGATCCCTACTCACAGGGCGACTCAACCTCTTCGAAAGGGACGCAAGGCTCCGCCATAGCAACGATTGAAGGATATGGTTCTTTTGATTTGATTGATTACATCTATGATAACAGCGAAGTATATCCATTTATCGACAAAACGAAAATTGGCGTTACCGGTCATTCCGCCGGGGGTAATGCCGCCTATCAAGCGGCCGTCCATTTTGGTCAGGAAGCAGTTAACAACAACGGGGTTTCGAAAGTTAATTCGGTTTATATATCCGGTTATGTAATTTCGATTAATTCCTCGATTGCCTACTCCAAATCCAATATGGGAATGGATTATGCCCTTTATGATGAAGGAGCGTTTCGGAATCAAGAGAATCCGGATGCCCCGGCCGGTTATAGCAAATCGGATATGTCTTGGGCAGTTGAATCGCATACTTTTGTTAATTCGGGATTAGAAAAAGCCGGGTTACCGACGATTCCAAATTCGGAGCAAGTGGAAATTGGAAGAATATACGGTAATCCCAATTTAAAGAATATGCGGCAAGTTTTTAACACCAAAGTCATTCATGCGTTTCAGCCTTATGATACAAAGGCAAATACAGCGATGATTGATTTCTTTGAAGTGGCGATGAATTTCTACAATGATTCAATTGCCCCGAGCAGTATGGTGTGGATATATAAAGAGGTTTTTACAACAATCTCCTTAATCGCCAGTTTAGGAATGATCGTGCCAATTGCAATGCTGTTTTATCGCATTCCCTGGTTTAAAAAAAGCCGGCAAGCGCCGATTTATAACACAAAGAAGAGAAGTTGGGGAAGCATTGTCAACTATTTGGTGGTATTTGCAATTACGGCGACATTTGCGGCTTTAACCTACCTTCCGAGCGCCAAAATGACGCTGACGCTATTCCCGGAAGCCAGCGCCTCACAGAATACTTGGTTTTTTCCGCAAAGAATGAATAATGCGGTTGCGGTTTGGGCGGTTTTGTCGGGAATATTTGCCATCGGTGTTTTCCTGATAAGCCAATACTTGAATCGCTATATCCACAAGCGTTTTGATCATATTGAGGTCAGTCAGTCCAAAATGATTGAAACATGGGGAATCAAAACCGGTTGGGTTAATGCCCTAAAAACAATAATTATTGGTGTTGCCGTTGCTGCTGTTTACTTCGGAATACTGATGCTCATATTTGCAATTTTCCATGTTGATTATCGGTTGCTGTTCATTATGGCCGCCCGGCCACTTAATGGTAAGGTGCTGATTCAATTATTGATGTACTTTCCTTTATTCTTTATATTCTATCTATCAAATTCCATTCGCGTTAATGGCGGGCAAATGCGGGGAGCCTTGCCCGAGTGGGCAAAGTTGGCTTTAGCCGGATTAATGAATATCGCTGGATTAACCATTATTCTTCTAATTCAATATATTACTTTTGTGAGAACGGGAACAATTGCTTTTACCGAACTCCCCGACGGAACCACCCAATGGCTTTACGTCAACATTCTCTTTACTCTAATTCCAGTGATGTTCTTGATGCCTTTCTTCAACCGTTGGTTCTATAAGGTATCGGGCAATTCCTATTTAGGTCCAATTATTATTTGCATAATCTTTGTCATTATGAGTCTAAACAACTCAGTGGCATATATTCCATTATAA
- a CDS encoding TetR/AcrR family transcriptional regulator: protein MSNIKLFESLPIEKQNRILDAASEVFSKYGYHQAPTDFISQSAGISKGSLFYYFTSKKQLFLYLLDYAITEMMANIDVQPQKDHLEVFDYVTYVTQQKLAFFQKRPYLVEFIMKAYSEDASLLQESKQMPILARYEKESSAILQQVDFSTLSEDISPSDLMTWLSMISFGYMRLYLYREPGADSTYLNDQLLKLFAKMKEKFKRG from the coding sequence ATGAGCAACATTAAACTTTTTGAATCGTTACCGATTGAAAAACAAAATCGAATATTGGATGCAGCGAGCGAGGTGTTTTCAAAGTATGGATATCACCAAGCACCCACTGACTTTATTTCCCAATCAGCGGGAATATCCAAAGGATCCTTGTTCTATTATTTTACGAGTAAGAAACAATTATTTTTGTATTTGCTCGACTATGCGATTACGGAAATGATGGCAAATATTGATGTCCAGCCTCAAAAAGATCATCTGGAAGTGTTTGATTATGTTACCTATGTAACGCAACAAAAATTAGCTTTTTTTCAAAAAAGGCCTTATTTAGTTGAATTTATAATGAAAGCATATAGTGAGGATGCTTCTTTGCTCCAAGAGTCGAAACAAATGCCGATTTTAGCCCGATATGAAAAAGAAAGTTCGGCAATTCTTCAGCAGGTTGATTTCTCGACATTAAGCGAAGATATCTCTCCTTCGGATTTGATGACTTGGCTCTCGATGATATCGTTCGGTTATATGCGCCTATATTTATATCGAGAACCAGGGGCAGATAGTACTTATTTGAATGACCAGTTATTAAAGTTGTTTGCGAAAATGAAAGAAAAATTTAAGCGAGGTTAA
- a CDS encoding LysR family transcriptional regulator: protein MTFLQMKYFIAVCDNGSLNLASKQLFITQPALTNAINQLEKEFNLQLFNRTNHGLTLTNEGEFFYEKAKSIIEATSELEKDLDGLSKQKYTIRIGVPPMIGSFLFPKIYSGFMQEHPDAKFEIWEEGSLSIRKKIQNKTLDIGFSILNDTHNEHYKKEVILESEFLFCVSKDNPMAKQAVLTVQDIIDQPIILMKEGFYQNQLINNMFADFNKSLNIILVSSQLSVIRNFVKANAGGAFLMKELIDQDDNSIIGIPLQEPLKLTIGLIWQKNATLHSGAIEFIKYLKAFKKQL from the coding sequence ATGACCTTTTTACAGATGAAATACTTTATTGCTGTATGCGACAATGGTTCACTTAATCTTGCCAGCAAGCAACTCTTCATTACGCAACCAGCGCTCACTAATGCGATAAATCAATTGGAGAAAGAGTTCAATCTTCAATTATTTAATCGAACAAACCACGGGCTTACCTTGACAAATGAAGGGGAGTTTTTCTACGAAAAAGCTAAGTCTATAATTGAAGCGACATCGGAACTTGAGAAAGATCTCGATGGCTTATCCAAACAAAAATATACGATTCGAATCGGTGTTCCCCCCATGATAGGCTCATTCCTATTTCCCAAAATATACAGTGGCTTTATGCAGGAGCATCCCGATGCCAAGTTTGAAATTTGGGAAGAAGGTTCATTGAGCATCCGGAAGAAAATTCAGAATAAAACCCTCGATATTGGTTTTTCGATTCTTAATGATACGCATAATGAACACTATAAGAAAGAAGTCATTTTGGAAAGTGAATTTTTATTCTGTGTTTCAAAGGATAATCCGATGGCCAAGCAGGCTGTCTTGACCGTTCAAGATATAATCGACCAACCGATTATTCTCATGAAGGAAGGATTCTACCAAAATCAACTCATCAATAATATGTTTGCTGACTTCAACAAGAGTCTGAACATCATTCTTGTCTCCTCGCAATTATCGGTTATCCGAAACTTTGTCAAAGCAAATGCCGGAGGGGCCTTTTTGATGAAAGAATTGATTGATCAAGATGATAATTCGATTATCGGCATCCCTTTGCAGGAGCCGTTGAAATTAACCATCGGTCTTATTTGGCAAAAGAATGCCACGCTTCATAGCGGAGCTATAGAATTCATCAAATATCTTAAAGCTTTCAAAAAGCAGTTATAA